The nucleotide window CTTTTTGCAAACTAAGCGCGCAACAATATGCCGACCCGGAATACATTAAGGTTACCAATGAAAGAGCTGCCAAAATTGTAGAAAAATTAGCCTTAGGGAACAAAGAAAAAGAAGCAGCGGTAACCAATGTTATTGCTCAACAATTCCGCGATTTGAGCAAAATTCAGGACGAAAGAGATGCTCAAATCAAAAAAGTAAAAGAAGACACTACTTTATCCAAAGAAAAACAAAATGCAGCCATCGATAAACTGAAAGCCGATGCCGACAAATCCATCGACAAACTGCATAAAGCTTATTTGAAAAAATTGGGTAAACACCTAAACGAAGCAAAGATTACCGAAGTAAAAGACGGAATGACCTACGGTGTTTTGCCTATTACTGTTTCTGGTTACAACGATATGTTGCCTAATTTAACCGAAGCACAAAAAAAATACATTTACGATGCTTTGGTCGAAGCTAGAGAACACGCAATGGACGGTGGTTCATCCAAAGAAAAACACGCTTGGTTTGGTAAATACAAAGGAAGAATCAACAATTATTTATCTACTCAAGGTTATGATTTAAACAAAGAAAGCGCAGATTGGCACAAACGTTTGGAAGAACGCGAAAAAGCCAAAGCTGGTAAATAATTTACTCGTGATTAGCTTTTGAACATTGAAAGTGAGGAAGATTTATTACTAAAGCTAATTACTAATCACTTAAAAAAAGATTCCAATGCTTACTATTTTCAAAAATAACAAGAATAGGTTTTTTATGGCAGCAGTTTTCTGCCTGTCTTTTTCCTCGGTATTTGCACAATATCCGGAAATTCCAAAAGAAGTTCAGGCCAAGGCGGACACCATTTTGGCGAAAGAAGAAAGACGATTAAAAGAAATATGGACCAAGAATGCCGACATTATTAAGGAAGAAGCCAAACACGGTAAACCTTATTTGCCTTGGGCTTCGTATCCAAAAGATTTTGTTCCGGCTGATATCCCTGCTTTCCCGGGAGCTGAAGGTGGAGGTGCTTATACACAAGGAGGAAGAGGCGGAAAAATTTTCGTAGTGACTAGTTTGGAAGACAGCGGAAAGGGAACTTTCAGAGAAGCTTGTGAAGCTGTTGGAGCTAGAATAATTGTATTTAATGTTTCGGGGATTATTCGTTTAAAAAACCGCATCAGTATGCGTGCGCCTTATGTAACAATCGCTGGGCAAACTGCGCCTGGTGACGGAATTTGCATCGCAGGAGAAACTTTAGAAATAGATACCCACGATGTTATTATTCGTCATATGCGTTTCCGTCGTGGTGCTACCGATGTAGCCCGCAGAGATGACGCTTTGGGAGGAAATCCAATAGGGAATATTATTATAGACCACTGCTCGGCAAGCTGGGGATTGGACGAAAATATATCTTTGTACAGACATCAGTTCAGAGCCAATGAAAAATCGACTTTGGACAAATTGCCGGCTGTGAATATTACCATTCAAAATACAATTTCTTCAGAAGGGTTAGATACTTATAATCACGCTTTTGGAAGTACAATTGGAGGATTAAATAGTACTTTTATGCGTAACTTGTGGGCAGATAATATTTCAAGAAACTGTTCTATCGGAATGTATGGGGATTTTAATTTTGTAAATAACGTAGTATTCAACTGGTGGAACCGTTCTTTGGACGGTGGTGATTATCGCTCGTTGTTTAATATCATCAACAATTATTTCAAACCGGGACCAATAACTCCAACCGATCAACCGATTCGTTACAGAATCTTGAAACCGGAATCGGGTTATATGAAACCAAAAACGTTTGGTAGAGCTTATATTGATGGTAATTATATAGTAGGATCTCCTGAAGTTACTGCCGATAACTGGAATGGTGGTGTTCAGTTGGAAGACCTTACATTGGAACAATCCAAAGATTATTTGGAATATATCAAACAGCCAAAGCCTTTTTCAATGCCTAAAATTACCATTATGAAAGCAGAAGAAGCGTATGAGTTTGTCTTGAATAATGTTGGAGCGAATATCCCGAGAAGAGATGCTGTTGACGAACGTATTATCAAACAGGTTCGTACCGGAAAAATCGAATCCAAAGACGGATTGGAAAATTCTATTGGTAAAGAATATATCAAAAGAAGATTGCCTGCCGATTCATACAAAAAAGGAATCATCACGCATCCTGACCAAGTGGGCGGATATCCTGAGTACAAAGGAAAGGCTTATAAAGATACTGACGGTGACGGAATTCCTGACGCTTGGGAAACCAAATATGGTTTGAATCCAAAAGACGCATCCGACGCCAATAAAGATTTGAATGGCGACGGTTATACCAATATCGAGAAATATTTTAACGGAATCGACCCAACCAAAAAAACGGACTGGACGAAATTTGAAAATAACACCGATACACTGGCACAGTTAAAAGGATTATTGCAGTAAAGACGAAAGAGTAAAGAGTATAGAGAATAGAAAAGGAATTATTTTTTTAGGAAGTCTATATTTTTTACTCTTTGTTCTATATTCTAAAAAATCAAAAATAAAATTGTTGCTTTTTGGAGCAGAAACAAAAGGCATTTTTGGAAATATGGGTCCCGCTTTCCGTTACAATTTTATGTGCGGTCTCGTCTTTTGGGACGAGATCGCACATAAAGATTTTCACTTTAATCGGGGCTAAAAGGCAACATTAGGCTTTTTTGTAATTATTTTAGAGCTAACGATCACAACCATAGCCGACGGTTTCAACTGTCGGAGCTGCGGTCGAAGGCATTTTGAAAACGTTTTTTGGAGTTAATCACAAAAAATAAAATTAGTAATCGAACTCAGGTTTATCAAAAATAAAATTGAAGTGAATTTTATCCAACTCAAAAATATCATAACAAAACAGGATTTACTCGTTTTATCCTGTTTTGTTATTTTCTTTAGTGCTAATGTCAGCGTGGCACAAAGCACATTTCCTGATATTGTTAAAACCAAAGAAGGAAAACTTTCTTTTACCACTGACAGTCAGGGAAACCAAATTCCTGATTTTTCGTATGCCGGATATATGGCTTCCGAAAAAGCGATTCCGAATGTGGACAACAAAATTTTTGTTCCAAAACAAGAAGAAGATGCAACCCAAAGAATTCAGGCTGCCATTGATTATGTAAGCAATTTAAAACCGGATAAATCAGGTTTTAGAGGAGCGGTTCTTTTGGACAAAGGCATTTTCAAAATCAGCGGAACTTTATACATCAAAAAATCGGGTGTTGTATTGCGCGGAAGCGGGAATACCGAAAACGGAACCGTATTGTTAGGAACCGGAGTGAAAAGAGAATCTGTCATCAGAATTTTGGGTGTCGATGATAAAAAAATGGGTGAGAATCTTGAATTCGGCAATTCTTACACAGCACTTGGAGCACAAAAAATTCAGTTGAAAAATAGTTCCAAATTAAAACCCTCAGACGAAATTATCATCAGCAAGCCTTTAACCGACAATTGGATTAAAGAATTAAAAATGGATGATTTTGGGGCAGAAACGGCTTGGGTTGGCTGGAAAAAAAATGATTGGGAAATAACTTGGAACAGGGTCGTAACTAAAATCAATGGCAATGAAGTGACATTGAACGCTCCGTTGACAATGACTTTGGATGATAAATACGGAGCTGCAAAAGTTACTGTTTATTCTTGGCCGGGACGAATTGAACATATCGGGGTTGAAAATATTTTGATGAAATCGACTTACAATGCATCCAATCCAAAAGATGAAGAGCACAGATGGCAAGCAATCAGCATCGAAAACACGAAAAATGCCTGGGTGAAACAAGTGAATTTCAAGCATTTTTCTGGTGGTGCAGTTGCTGCGTTAAAATCGGCTCAACAAATTACAGTTGAGGATTGTATCGCAACCGAACCGATTTCTGAAATAGCAGGATTTAGAAGACTTACTTTTTATACCGAAGGCCAACAAACCTTATTTCAACGTTGTTACTCCGAAAACGGTTATCACGATTTTGCGGTGGGCGGTTTTGGAACTACCGGACCGAACGTTTTTGTTCAATGTCAATCGACTTTGCCTTTCAATAACAGTGGAGCCATAGGAAGCTGGGCAACAGGCGTTTTATTTGACGTTTCGTATGTTGACGGGCACGCTTTAAGTTATAATAACAGAGAGCAAAATGGTAGAGGTGCAGGTTGGACTGCCGCCAATAGCGTAATCTGGGAAACTTCGGCTTCAAAAATAGAAAATTACAGTCCGCCAACGGCTCAAAACTGGGCGTTTGGAACTTGGGGCGGAATTATGGCCGGTGATGGTCATTGGAAAGATGTAAACGGTCATATTACACCTAGAAGTTTGTTTTACGCACAATTAGGAAACAGATTGGAGAAACTTCCTGTTGATCCGCATATTTATGATTTAGGTTCAGAACCTTCATCAAGTCCTTCTGTCGAAGTGGCTCAGCAATTAACTAAGGAGTCGGTTGAAAGAAAGGAAAATTTAGTAGAATGGATTGCCGAAGTTTCAAAAGCAAATCCAATTAATACCAATGCTAAAGGTCTTAAAAACGCAAACGACTTAAAAATTAATGCAACAGTTGCCGAGAATAAATCGAAAGTGGTTACCAAAAACGGTTGGCTTACTTACGACGGAAAACTAATTGCCGGAAACCGATTGAATGTGCCTTGGTGGAGAGGAAGTCTTAGAGACAGCGATATTTCTAAATCGTTGCCGGACGTTACACGATTTGTTCCGGGAAGAAGAGGTACAGGATTTACAGACAATATCAACGAAGTTGTTGATTATTTGACGACCAATAATATGGTTACTTTGGAACATAATTACGGATTGTGGTATGAGCGTCGTATGGACGATCACGAACGCGTTCGCCGTTTTGATGCCGATGTTTGGCCACCGTTTTACGAGCAGCCTTTTGCAAGAAGCGGACAGGAATCGGCTTGGGATCAGTTAAGTAAATATGATTTGACAAAATTCAATGATTGGTATTGGAATCGTTTGTCCCGTTTTGCCAATTTGGCTGAAACCAAAGGTCAAATATTGGTCAATCAACAATATTTCCAACATAATATTATAGAAGCCGGTGCGCACTGGGCAAGTTCTCCTTGGCGTTCGGCCAATAACATTAACAGTACAGGTTTCCCGGAACCGCCGCCGTATGCTGGTGACAAACGTATTTTTATGGCTGAACAGTTTTATGATGTGACTAATGAAGCCCGAAAAAAATTGCACCAAGGTTTTATTCGCAAATCGTTGGATAACTTTAAAGACAACAGTAACGTAATTCAGTTGACAAGTGCCGAATATACTGGGCCGCTTCACTTTATGCAATTTTGGTTGGATGAGGTTCAAAAATGGAAAGACGAAACTGGTAAAAAAGGAATTATTGGTTTAAGTGCAACCAAAGATGTTCAGGATGCTATTTTGAACGATGTCAACAGAGCCAAAACGGTTGACGCTATTGATATTCGTTATTGGTATTACAAAGAAGACGGTTCGGCTTATGCTCCTGAGGGTGGTGTGAATTTAGCACCGCGTCAGCACGCACGTAAACTAAAAGTTGGTAAAGAAACCGATGATCAGGTGTATCGCGCCGTTCGTGAGTATCGTGAAAAGTATCCTGAAAAAGTGGTTTTGTATTCAACTGACGGTTCTCCACGTTTTGGATGGGCGGCTTTAATGGCCGGGGCTTCTTTGCCAAA belongs to Flavobacterium aquiphilum and includes:
- a CDS encoding polysaccharide lyase — its product is MAAVFCLSFSSVFAQYPEIPKEVQAKADTILAKEERRLKEIWTKNADIIKEEAKHGKPYLPWASYPKDFVPADIPAFPGAEGGGAYTQGGRGGKIFVVTSLEDSGKGTFREACEAVGARIIVFNVSGIIRLKNRISMRAPYVTIAGQTAPGDGICIAGETLEIDTHDVIIRHMRFRRGATDVARRDDALGGNPIGNIIIDHCSASWGLDENISLYRHQFRANEKSTLDKLPAVNITIQNTISSEGLDTYNHAFGSTIGGLNSTFMRNLWADNISRNCSIGMYGDFNFVNNVVFNWWNRSLDGGDYRSLFNIINNYFKPGPITPTDQPIRYRILKPESGYMKPKTFGRAYIDGNYIVGSPEVTADNWNGGVQLEDLTLEQSKDYLEYIKQPKPFSMPKITIMKAEEAYEFVLNNVGANIPRRDAVDERIIKQVRTGKIESKDGLENSIGKEYIKRRLPADSYKKGIITHPDQVGGYPEYKGKAYKDTDGDGIPDAWETKYGLNPKDASDANKDLNGDGYTNIEKYFNGIDPTKKTDWTKFENNTDTLAQLKGLLQ
- a CDS encoding DUF3826 domain-containing protein, translating into MKSIKKLSILFLLFAFCKLSAQQYADPEYIKVTNERAAKIVEKLALGNKEKEAAVTNVIAQQFRDLSKIQDERDAQIKKVKEDTTLSKEKQNAAIDKLKADADKSIDKLHKAYLKKLGKHLNEAKITEVKDGMTYGVLPITVSGYNDMLPNLTEAQKKYIYDALVEAREHAMDGGSSKEKHAWFGKYKGRINNYLSTQGYDLNKESADWHKRLEEREKAKAGK
- a CDS encoding DUF6298 domain-containing protein, which encodes MNFIQLKNIITKQDLLVLSCFVIFFSANVSVAQSTFPDIVKTKEGKLSFTTDSQGNQIPDFSYAGYMASEKAIPNVDNKIFVPKQEEDATQRIQAAIDYVSNLKPDKSGFRGAVLLDKGIFKISGTLYIKKSGVVLRGSGNTENGTVLLGTGVKRESVIRILGVDDKKMGENLEFGNSYTALGAQKIQLKNSSKLKPSDEIIISKPLTDNWIKELKMDDFGAETAWVGWKKNDWEITWNRVVTKINGNEVTLNAPLTMTLDDKYGAAKVTVYSWPGRIEHIGVENILMKSTYNASNPKDEEHRWQAISIENTKNAWVKQVNFKHFSGGAVAALKSAQQITVEDCIATEPISEIAGFRRLTFYTEGQQTLFQRCYSENGYHDFAVGGFGTTGPNVFVQCQSTLPFNNSGAIGSWATGVLFDVSYVDGHALSYNNREQNGRGAGWTAANSVIWETSASKIENYSPPTAQNWAFGTWGGIMAGDGHWKDVNGHITPRSLFYAQLGNRLEKLPVDPHIYDLGSEPSSSPSVEVAQQLTKESVERKENLVEWIAEVSKANPINTNAKGLKNANDLKINATVAENKSKVVTKNGWLTYDGKLIAGNRLNVPWWRGSLRDSDISKSLPDVTRFVPGRRGTGFTDNINEVVDYLTTNNMVTLEHNYGLWYERRMDDHERVRRFDADVWPPFYEQPFARSGQESAWDQLSKYDLTKFNDWYWNRLSRFANLAETKGQILVNQQYFQHNIIEAGAHWASSPWRSANNINSTGFPEPPPYAGDKRIFMAEQFYDVTNEARKKLHQGFIRKSLDNFKDNSNVIQLTSAEYTGPLHFMQFWLDEVQKWKDETGKKGIIGLSATKDVQDAILNDVNRAKTVDAIDIRYWYYKEDGSAYAPEGGVNLAPRQHARKLKVGKETDDQVYRAVREYREKYPEKVVLYSTDGSPRFGWAALMAGASLPNIPKIELPAFYSEVSEMKLVSGNTFSDNLWTLENKGKAYLFYAKKAQDISIDLTNSKGNFEVYAINAEKGSVAKISSIGGGQKVTIPASDVKEKVLFVTKKN